The DNA segment GGCCGTGGCCAAGACGCTCCGCAGCCGCGGGGGCCAGGCATCGTTCGTCGCCTGTGACGTGACGAACGCCGGCCAGGTGCGGGCCGCCTTCCAGCGCATCGTGGCCGAGGCGGGACGGCTCGACATCCTGGTGAACAGCGCCGGCGGATTCTGGAAACAGCTCTCGGTCGAAGAGACTCCGGAAGAGGAATGGGACAGGGTGGTCGACCTCAACCTCAAGAGCATCTTCCTGACCGCGCAGGCCGCCATTCCCGCGTTCAAGCGCCAGGGCAGCGGGCGCATCATCAGTATCGGCTCGATGGCCGGGGTCAGTGCGCTGCAGCCCTCGTCGCCGCCCTATTCGGCCGCCAAGGCCGGCGTGCACTCCCTCACCCGCGTGCTGGCCTTCGAGCTGGGCAAACACGGCGTGACCGCGAACGCCCTGGCTCCCGGCACGACGGCCACCGAGCGCGTGGTCGCCGTCCGAAACAAGGAGCAACGGGACATGATCGGCAAGGGCACGCTGATCGGCCGCATCGCCGAGGTCTCGGACATGGTCGGC comes from the Candidatus Methylomirabilota bacterium genome and includes:
- a CDS encoding SDR family NAD(P)-dependent oxidoreductase is translated as MGKTTFDFSGQVAVITGGARGIGKGSAEAFAQAGAQVWLVDIDEKEGEAVAKTLRSRGGQASFVACDVTNAGQVRAAFQRIVAEAGRLDILVNSAGGFWKQLSVEETPEEEWDRVVDLNLKSIFLTAQAAIPAFKRQGSGRIISIGSMAGVSALQPSSPPYSAAKAGVHSLTRVLAFELGKHGVTANALAPGTTATERVVAVRNKEQRDMIGKGTLIGRIAEVSDMVGWVLFLATPEAGYLTGQTIAVNGGRFMA